The following DNA comes from Streptococcus pasteurianus.
CGTGTAATAAAGACATTATCATATTTTTTGAGCAATGGCAGAGCTGTTTCACCACCAAAGTTAATATAAGCTTCGTCAATAATAACCACCACATCTTGATTAGTCTTTATAATCGCCTCAATAGCCTCTAAAGATTTGTAAATGCCAGTCGGTGCATTTGGATTCGTCAGAACAACACCACCATTATCAGCAATATAATCATTACCATTAATCTCAAAATCGCTAGTTAACGGCACTTCATGGTAATTAATGCGGTACAAATCAGCCCAAACTTTGTAAAAACCATAAGTCAAATCAGGAAATAGAACAGGCTCATCACTATTAAAAAATGCAAGAAATGCCATAGACAAAACATCATCTGATCCATTACCAACAATGATTTGACTTGGATCAAGACCATGTTGCTTAGCAAGCACAACACGTAGTGATTCTTGATCCAAAGTTGAATATTTCCGCAATTGATGAACGTTAAAATGTGAAAACACTTCTGCTACTTTTGGACTTGGTCCATAAGCATTTTCATTTGTATTCAATTTTATTAAATTTTCACCGCTTGGCTGGCTACCAGCTACATAAGGTTCAATATCTCTCAATCCTTTAATAGTTGTCATAATAACGCCCTTTCTATTTCTGATATTCAAAAAACGCCCTCGCAAAAAAAATGCAAGGACGTTAAAAACGTGGTTCCACCTCTGATTCAACAGCCAGTCGCCTAGACTGTTCTCATGAAGTACATGACTTCTGCTCCGTAACGTGGGACCACCCGTCGTGCACTACTGTCAGCTCTATCAGCTGAGTTCGCACACGCGCTCAAGAATGTGTCGCCCAAGGATTGCACGCCTTTCTCACCACCAAGCACTCTCTGTCTGTTGTCTCAGGCTTTTTCTATCAACACTTTTATATTTAAAAATATTCTACAAGAAAATTCTGAAAATAGCAAGCTTAAAATCAAGATTTTTATATTTATACAAAAAAATCTGCCAACTTTAGCTGGTTTAGTTTGAAAAAGTCTTTTTTGATGCTTCTTTTAAGTTCCTCAATTTGCATTTTTAAGTTCAAACTTGCTTTATGCCGCCGGCTAATTTCAAAGAATCTCTGATTAATTATAGTTCTTTCAGAATATCGTCTAAAATTTCTAGACAAATATCTGCAGCTTTTTCAATAGATGAACGAAATTCTGCCGCACCACCCGTTATACTGTCCGAAACCGTTTTAAGGATAAGATTTAGAATGTTATTCTGGTCACAAATCAAGACAATTGCTGCACTTTCCATATCACAAATATCAGCCTTAAAGTCATGATTTAAGACACGTTTCTTTGTCTCATCAGCAATAAATTTATCACCAGAAGCGCAGATAACTGGACGAATAAAAGGGTAATGATTTTTTACCAACTGCACATACTTCTTCGTTGTTGGCAAATAGATATCTTGATATTCCAAATAACGCCCAACTTCGCAATGGTCAGCGGCTGAGGTATCCATATCATAATGGATCACCTTTTCAACTAAACAAATATTGGTTACCTTTAATTCTTCCGTAAGAGCACCGACCACACCATAATTAACAATTAAATCGACATCAAAAAGGCTAATTAATAATTGCGTACAGGCAGCAGCTCTGATTTCTCCTGCACCTGACTGTGTAATATATAAAATTTTATCATCAAATGTAACCGAATAAACTTTAGCCCCTCTGATATCTTCTCTTTTGAGCTTATCAGCCTATTTTCTCACGACTGACTGTATTTCAACAGCCACCACCATACCAATCTTTTTCATTGTCACGCCTCATTTTAGTTATCAAAAAAGGTTTGGCAATTTTTCCAAACCTTTATATTGTATCAGTCAACACAGTCGCCTTAAAAACGAATTTGTTCACGTGTTTTTTCGTACGATGATACGAAACGATCTGTGACACCTGGTTCAACCGTTTCAAGTGCGTATGAAATTTCATCAAATGATGCTTGATAGTCATTATCAACTTCAAATAATTTCAAAGCGTGTTCAAAACTACTTTGCACACTTGGTTCAAAACTACGGTAACGATTTGAGTATTGCAATAATTGTTCTGTCAATGTCGCATTTTGAACCACTTGATAAGTAGCATTTTCAAGATTTGCAATAGCTGATGTCGCAACATCTGTTAAACGAGATACAGCTTCAATATCGATACGACCGCGACTAAGTTCATCAACTAACACTTCCAATTGTGAACTTGTTGTGAAGAAGGCGCTCAAAAAATCTTGTGGAATACCTGGTAAATTACGTTTTTCCATATAACGTTTAATCATATGTAAACGATTAATATATTGTTCCAAACTTTGACGAGCAATCGTCTCGATTTCTTCAATATTCTTAACTTGTTCAAAGACTTCCATTTGCCCTTCTTCGACAGCAGCCAATGTTTTTAAAGTTCTGTCAAAAGTCACTTGCAATTCAGAGAATGGCTTGTCTTGTGTCTCAAAAGCAACAACGATTGGCAACACTTCCGTTTCAATCTCTTCCAAATTTTTAGTAAATGAACGAAGGCTAAGACTTTCACTGTCATTTAAAATGTACTTGTGAGATAGACGTTTAATTTCATGAGCAAGTTGTTCATTATTTGCCTTAGCATGAACCAAATAGTCAGGAATAATCTTGCTATCTTTAAGCGCAGCCTTATGAGCAGCAATTTCGCGTTCAAACAATTCATACAATGAATCGATTTTCTCTTGAATGTGCTCATTTTCATCACGGGCACGGTCTAAATCCAACGTAACAAGTTCAGAAGAATTGGCACGAATAGAGTCGCGAACTTCTTGGAAACGTGTTTCAATATTCTTTTCAGCAAAATGATAATTCTGCTCAAGCAGACGACGATAACCTTGCTCTAAATCATCAAGTTGGTCTGGGAAATCATCCTCTAATTTTGCAACAATCGCTGGAATTTGTTCTGAAATCTGACCAAGTGCGATAGTGTGTTCTTCTGCACGATCAAGCACTTCAGACGCTTCAACAGGGTCACCAGTTGAATTAAGCGTTACAAATTGAGAAAACTCAGCTTCAATGTTTTTTAATTGTTTTTCAATCTCAGACATTGTAGAGCCAAAATTATCCTCTTTTTCTGAAATAGAAGCTTGCAATGTTTCGTACAAATCTAAAGCGTGTTTAACACGAGCACTATTTTTTTCTTCTTGTTCTTTCAAGACAGCAAGTGCTTCACGAATCGAATTAATGTCCTCTTCAACTAAATTTAATTGGCTTTCGACATTATCAATTTCGTGTTTTGCTCTAATGAATTTAAAACTATCATTTAGATTTTCAGCTTCAAAAATATGATTTTCAATATCCGAAAAAGAATTTAAAGAAAGGTCAACCCATTTTTGATTCCATTCACGAAATGTTGTCTGACTTTGTCCAATAAGATGAAGATTTTTAACAGCCTCAACTTCTTCATTCACAGGTAAGCCAAATAATGATTGTTTTCTTTCTTCTAAACTTGCAATCAATGAATCGTTTCGCTTGCGTACAATAACGCCAACTAGGTAAGCAACAATTACTAATAAAACTATTGCTACAAGCAGTAATATAATTCCGCTCGACATTTAAAACTCCTTATAAATTGTCTTTTTATCGTAAAAAATAGCTATAACATTACGATTATAACATACTTAGAGATTGTATGCAGTAATTTTTCGTCAATATTCTTATTAAATATCAAGCGTACTGTAAACC
Coding sequences within:
- the hisC gene encoding histidinol-phosphate transaminase, which translates into the protein MTTIKGLRDIEPYVAGSQPSGENLIKLNTNENAYGPSPKVAEVFSHFNVHQLRKYSTLDQESLRVVLAKQHGLDPSQIIVGNGSDDVLSMAFLAFFNSDEPVLFPDLTYGFYKVWADLYRINYHEVPLTSDFEINGNDYIADNGGVVLTNPNAPTGIYKSLEAIEAIIKTNQDVVVIIDEAYINFGGETALPLLKKYDNVFITRTFSKDASLAGLRVGYGMGSPKLMSVINAVKNSVNPYNVDLIAEKLAVAAVESWDYYEDTCQKIIATRDWFTKELRDLDFPVLESKTNFVLAECPQNDAANLFDYLQAKNIYVRYFPKVERIKNHLRISIGTQAEMERVIEAIKDYQKA
- a CDS encoding 5'-methylthioadenosine/S-adenosylhomocysteine nucleosidase; this translates as MRGAKVYSVTFDDKILYITQSGAGEIRAAACTQLLISLFDVDLIVNYGVVGALTEELKVTNICLVEKVIHYDMDTSAADHCEVGRYLEYQDIYLPTTKKYVQLVKNHYPFIRPVICASGDKFIADETKKRVLNHDFKADICDMESAAIVLICDQNNILNLILKTVSDSITGGAAEFRSSIEKAADICLEILDDILKEL
- the ezrA gene encoding septation ring formation regulator EzrA gives rise to the protein MSSGIILLLVAIVLLVIVAYLVGVIVRKRNDSLIASLEERKQSLFGLPVNEEVEAVKNLHLIGQSQTTFREWNQKWVDLSLNSFSDIENHIFEAENLNDSFKFIRAKHEIDNVESQLNLVEEDINSIREALAVLKEQEEKNSARVKHALDLYETLQASISEKEDNFGSTMSEIEKQLKNIEAEFSQFVTLNSTGDPVEASEVLDRAEEHTIALGQISEQIPAIVAKLEDDFPDQLDDLEQGYRRLLEQNYHFAEKNIETRFQEVRDSIRANSSELVTLDLDRARDENEHIQEKIDSLYELFEREIAAHKAALKDSKIIPDYLVHAKANNEQLAHEIKRLSHKYILNDSESLSLRSFTKNLEEIETEVLPIVVAFETQDKPFSELQVTFDRTLKTLAAVEEGQMEVFEQVKNIEEIETIARQSLEQYINRLHMIKRYMEKRNLPGIPQDFLSAFFTTSSQLEVLVDELSRGRIDIEAVSRLTDVATSAIANLENATYQVVQNATLTEQLLQYSNRYRSFEPSVQSSFEHALKLFEVDNDYQASFDEISYALETVEPGVTDRFVSSYEKTREQIRF